A region from the Salidesulfovibrio onnuriiensis genome encodes:
- a CDS encoding esterase/lipase family protein, translating to MMSIVRAISTTPPLCRTVGMFLALCLALGGCSLLSLQEDEAQRKASFSIVGFVDNLAPDSTIIVFAVDTEAGKIGDFDVLDEGGAFVLSLQRGSYRVFAFEDANRDSTFTQGERLCGAGESLLVDGESVETYVLIRMRLQGKSVTCPYDISGRFFVDQEKSRFRKLQTGTVVDLDMPLFAPKYARQGLWTPFRAFKEQGAKIFFLEAYDPSRQPVLFIHGLNGSPRDLERLIQGLDRSRFQPWVYYYPTGQALDKSAHALYLELLTLRSRYGNFSLDIVGYSLGGLVGKRFLDLHGHHINPVNRFISIATPWGGIKRLRKGSGNSRSPSPSGRA from the coding sequence ATGATGAGCATTGTCCGCGCGATCAGCACAACCCCGCCCCTTTGCCGCACGGTCGGCATGTTCCTTGCGCTGTGCCTGGCCCTGGGCGGCTGCTCCCTGCTGAGCCTGCAGGAGGATGAGGCCCAGCGAAAGGCCTCGTTCTCCATCGTCGGTTTCGTAGACAACCTTGCCCCGGACAGCACCATCATCGTCTTTGCCGTGGACACGGAAGCCGGAAAAATCGGGGATTTCGACGTCCTCGACGAGGGAGGAGCCTTTGTGCTCTCCCTGCAGCGGGGATCCTACCGGGTCTTTGCCTTTGAAGACGCCAACCGGGACTCGACCTTCACGCAGGGCGAGCGCCTGTGCGGCGCGGGCGAAAGCCTGCTGGTCGACGGTGAATCCGTGGAGACCTATGTCCTGATCAGGATGCGGCTGCAGGGCAAAAGCGTTACCTGCCCGTACGACATCTCCGGCAGATTTTTCGTGGACCAAGAAAAAAGCCGTTTCAGAAAGCTGCAAACCGGAACAGTGGTGGACCTGGACATGCCCTTGTTCGCCCCCAAATACGCCCGGCAGGGACTCTGGACTCCGTTCAGGGCGTTCAAGGAACAAGGCGCGAAGATATTCTTCCTGGAGGCATATGATCCGTCCCGCCAGCCGGTGCTGTTCATTCACGGCCTGAACGGCTCGCCCCGCGACCTGGAACGCCTCATCCAGGGGCTTGACCGCAGCCGTTTCCAGCCGTGGGTCTATTACTATCCCACCGGACAGGCCCTGGATAAAAGCGCCCACGCCCTGTACCTGGAGCTGCTCACCCTGCGCTCCAGATACGGAAACTTCTCCCTGGACATCGTCGGGTACAGCCTCGGCGGGCTGGTGGGAAAACGATTCCTGGACCTGCACGGCCACCACATCAACCCCGTGAACCGGTTCATCTCCATTGCCACCCCCTGGGGGGGCATCAAAAGGCTGCGGAAGGGGTCAGGCAACTCACGGTCCCCATCCCCGTCTGGCAGAGCCTGA